Sequence from the Lepidochelys kempii isolate rLepKem1 chromosome 7, rLepKem1.hap2, whole genome shotgun sequence genome:
GCTCAGAAATAAGGATGGTTTTCTTTCCTTAAAGTGATTAATCAGGGGATTAGTAAAGGGCTTTATGGTGACTGACTTGTATTTTCCTACATTTGTcactctactgtattttccaacCTGGTGAATTTCAATAACTAGGGAACTACCTCAGGAAGCTGAGATACATTTCcaagaggaaaggagtacttgtggcaccttagagactaaccaatttatttgagcataagctttcgtgagctacagctcacttcatcggatgttgcatccgatgaagtgagctgtagctcacgaaagcttatgctcaaataaattggttagtttctaaggtgccacaagtactccttttctttttgcgaatacagactaacacggctgttactctgaaacatttccaagAGGAATCTGTTTAAGACCTACAAAAGCAGTCATGTACATACCCCCTGTTATACCACAGGGGATCACtttgtttgaaatgttttaatcTCTGCCATATAGTCTATGAGTGGGTGATTCATGACATTCATCCAGTTCCAGACAATAACGTTTCTTTCATCACTTTTAAAAAGCATGCTTTTCGTGGGAAGCTTTTAAAGAGATTGTCAAAGTGCTTAGGTCAAAAAACAGTTGACTTTGGTGCTTGAGAATGATTCCCTTCATAGCCTCTGGCCAACTCTCTCAACTTCTCTTTCAAGTTTCCTATTTTCAAAATAGCCTACCTTGTAGGGATGTAGTGAGGAttaatttgttaatgtttgtaaagaactttAGGGATCAAAAGATTACACGTGCTAAGTTTTATTAGCTCATattgaaagatttatttcagcTTTCTGGGTATTCATAAATTTTTCCATCCAATCCACATTGTAGCAAGAGTTATGCTAAAAATTCAGATACTCTATTTCCATGAGCAGCTTTGATGTGGTAATTACTAACCAGTAGGCACAAACTGAAATATGGATTACTGTTTAGGCATAGCTAACTACGGGGAGTGAGTTCCTTTAGTCAGTAATGCAGCTGCAAGCAAGCTGTGAGCAGACTCAGCTGTTTACTGCTTTCAAGTGAGTGAAGTTATTGATTCTGTTTTGAGTTCTTTCAGTTAAAAAATTCATATACTTCTGATTTGTTGCCCTGGGTGATTCTTTCAGTGGGTTTAAGGTGCTGAAAAATTAAACTTGTTCCTGCCTGTTCATACTCCTGTCTTAAAAACATTGTAGGGAGGCTGTGGGGCTTTTTATATTATTAACAGCAAGAAACTGGGCGGTTATGGTATGATTAACTTGGAAAACATGTGACAGGTATATAATCAAGGCAATATATTGTGTGTACTTATGCTTTGAGTTATGATTTGTGATTTAAGACATTTTtgcaattaataaataaaaaactcaatCATCTCCTGGTGTATGTCCCTGGATTAGCTGTGCCTGTATTAAATGTTCGATCTAATATAAGAATGCAAGTTCTCTTACTGTATATCCAATAGTTTCTGGACTGGTGGGGATGAGGAGGGATGTTCTATCAATAGGGGTATCTCAGCCTCAACCAGAGTTAGATGTTTAAAAAAGCCTGGATTACTGTTATGACATTAAACAATTTAATTGTCATTTTATCCTCATGATTTTGAAGCCAATCTCATGCCCCTTTGGGTGTCTAACTTGAGAGTTTTGAACATGCAGAGGTGGCAATAGTGAAAACAACATCCCATAAGTgcgatttttaaatgaaatgactatggaaagggacagatatttttcattttaagatttTTGTTGGGTGGTTGTTTTTACCAAAGATGAGTGAAGGGGAGGACACACAGAGGATAGGGCAGCCAGAAGTAAAATTAACCCCTCCACATGtattgcaaacacagaacaaaatagtCACAAGCCAAAAAATTATAGCCACGCTTTTTCTTGAATTTTCACCAGACTTCCAAAATAATAGCAAATATCacctgcttttctttctttctttcttagaaaTGGTATCTGTCTGCCTTTTGGCTGCCTTCTTCACTAGCTCAGCCCCACACCTGTCAGCTCTCATGCAATCATGTTAGGCTGGCAAACATTTTCCTTTCATTTACATTTCTTAGCTGAGGCTTCTAGGCTGCTCTGTGGAAGTTACTTCTCTTAAGCCTCCTAGATGGCTATCATATCAGGTAGGTATGGACAAAATCTGTATTTAGAGCCTCTGCTCatatgatcactacaaaagtattttctcctgctgataatagctcatcttaactaattagcctctcacagttggtatggtaacttccaacttatcagtatgtgtgtgtatataatatcttactatgtgttccattctatgcatctgatgaagtgagctgtagcccatgaaagcttatgctctagtcaatttgttagtctctaaggtgccacaaatcctcctgttctttttgcggatacagactaagatggctgctactctgaaatctgctccTATAGTAAGGCCCTAACCCATTTTGCTTTGGCCTGCATTTCCAACCTTACTGCATATCACATTCCCCTCTCCAGGCCCCCAGTAATGCCAGCTTTCACTCCTATTATGGTCTCCTCTCCCACTACCACCTTGTTTTTCAAGAATGTCCTTTTTCTTAAATGTCAAACAAAATATGATTCCATGCCCCCACTTGAAGGTATAACAGGTATGGCAGGGGAGGAAAGGGATGTGGAAGAACTCCAGTCTGCCATAGCAATCCTCCACTGATTTTTGATTAAGGATCCTAGGCCATGGTGAAATTTGGAGCTGACCAGGACTAGTATTAAGCACCATTGGCACTGACCCAGACCTGAGAACCAGGGAGCTGTATGCCACCCTGCTCCTCCTGCATTGTCTCTCGCTGGCACAGGAGAGAGGCTGTCCCTTTATTTCttgacttggaaggattagatttcaCTTGTTCATTTTCCCCTTCAAAATGCACTAAAGGGACAAAAATGAGAGTTCTATGTTGTTGCATGTTTGGGGGAGGGACCTTTAAAGGTTCCTTGTGAGATGGATCAGCTactcctgcctctccccccccaacAGCTGATTCTGATCAAATGGAGATCAGGTGGCAAAACTTAGTTATTGGGGGAGAGCTGGGGCTATCTATTTAGAGCTGGATGAGCACAGTTGAAAGAGGAGGAGTTTCTCCTCTCTGGGAAACAGCCTGAAAGAAGGCTGAGAAATCGACAGCTGAGAAGACAGGACAGGCTATTGCCCAGGAGAACTAGAGGTAGAAGACCAGATAAGCAGCAGCCTGTCTGAACCTCTGAGTAAGGGGAGGAATGTGCCAGCCCCTGGACAGAGGGGTCATTGGAGAAAGACTATAGTAACTGAGGCATGCATATGAGGGAGAGATGGCCTGCTGACCCCAGCCAGGCTGAAGGTCGGATTGTTTTCTTATGTTTGGTTAGACTTTGATAAAAGACTgaagccctgggaaagggctagACTCTAAAGTGGTCTGGCCAGAGGGCCAGGTCACTCTTACAACTAGACTGGGCTGAAGGATAGCATGTGAGACTGAAGTAGAGTTGCTGCATCATTACATCCAGGCATAAGGGGGTGTCCTGGAGTGGCAGCTTTGCTCCACATGTACAGAATGCCTGAAGACTCATGATCTGGCCTGCCATCATTAGTCAAGAATATTTAGAAAGGAAAAGCTTCAGATGTAATATCTTGGGCTTGCAGACCACTGGTGACAACTGTCTTGTGGTCAAATATATCCAgcaatctattaaaaaaaattataaaatttaaatacaatttttttctgaatctGTTGTGAATCATGTCTTCTATAGTCAtcagatttcaaataaaaattaactttttaaaattccctGCTAGTGTAAGTAAGGggataaattgaaaaaaaaatatgaaaattatCTAAATCAACAGAATAAAAATAAGACAACTCCTTCCAGGCATACCACATGGCTATGTATTTTATATGCCGTATGTACTGACTGCATACCAGGAAATATAATACAGTACATGTCTTCAGCAAAcatcaaatcttttaaaaaacaaaaaaaacaatgcCTCCAGTGCATTCTTGGTACTGTACAACAGGGAGTGCCCAGATaggcatgaaaaaaaaatctacttaacACTCTTATCATCTCATTAAGGACTAGGATGCCTTCTTTAACACACATTCAATGTTGGTGAACTTTAATCTTCTCGCTATATCCAGTGGAGACTCCCCATTCTGAAAGAAATAGACAAAACATGTTGTGATAATAGTCATGGAAGCAGGTACTTGAGTGTGAGTATGTCTATATTGCAACCAGAGGAGGGGGTGCAGCATGTGTAGAAACATGTGAGGTAGTGTTAATCTATTTAGCACCAATCCCAGGAGTAGTGAAGCTGTATCAGCACAGACTTTGGTACAGATTAGTTCTCTGACTAAATACCCAGAGTCCAGAGCAGCCTCAGGTCTGTACTGATGCAGCTTTGTTGCTATTGGTACTCCCactaactagattaaagctagcttgggtatgtctacgtGGGCTGCAATCACATCTcggactgcagtgcagacatacctgaGAGCCTCATTGGGCAGATCAGCCAGTTTGTGTTTATCTGTATGGTTTGTATTGCCTGATCCAGACCAATAAGAATCCCCAGCACTAAAAGATGTCTCAATTAACtgagtctgatcctgctccccgTCAGTCAGTGGGTCAGGGTCTTTATTTCAATCACATCAAAATCCATTCTGTTAATCAACATGGCTGATGTCAGAAGTCGGGGTCGAAGCAATAGTAAATGAAGGAACTGCAgtgttgtcaaggttctttcATGTCTCTGGTATGTAGTGAGGAAATTAGTTCTTTCCTTTGACATTTGATTAGAGGTGGATGAGCCTCCTTTGGGAAAGGAAGTTGCCAATTCAGCCCCTTGCACAATAGGTTTTGCCAGTGTAAGGCTCCCATCAGCCCTGGGGAGGACACCCACATATCTCATTCCACCAGGGGGCCTGCAACCAGCCATCATAACTGGAAGTGGGTAGTGCTGGACTGACAGGGGCATGGGCATGGCGAAGACCCCTAGGAGATGCATTGATTCAATACATCCCCCAAGTAGCCTGCACAGCTCCAACCATGCGCTATTTACAGTTTAATGCTGCTCTCCCCCCAGGAAGGCAGTGTGGCAAATATTTCTTTCTTCTTCACCAGAAGTGAATCCACTCTTGGGGAGCATTCTCCTGTGCCAGCCACCTGATTTCTGGAAGCTTAGCAGCGCAATGCTCACAGACACAGCTATTATCTCCTTACCTTATTCTTTATAGAAGGGTCTGCATGGGCTTCAAGTAGTAGAGGGACAACGgactgatttttcatttcacaggCATAGTGAAGGGCTGTGTTACCAGACTGAAAGTAAACAGAATCCAGGTAGAGTTTACTTTTACCACGCTTGAAGCAGAAATTTTAGACAGACATTTATCTTTTGTTTCATCAGCCCACCTGCCAATGGTACTTGGATGTTGGAAGTTGTTTTGTGTGTTTCTTGAAAAAGGATGATATGTAGCCATATGTGATACAGGGCAGAAGGCACTTAAAATGTGATGGAGTGACAAGATTGATTGTTTTACTGTTACCAGAGATGGGTCTAAGCCACAAAACAACAATCTAGATACAGGGCCCAGACATCAGTCTCCGCAAAGCTTGAGAATATAGAGATTGAGGGATCTGGTTCAGGCTGCATTGCTATCCTAAAGCACATCTACCTACAAACCAGGCTGCACAAccctccctcccctacccccagcgTAGTACAACTCCTCatcctccccacaaccccctaATGCAGAGCAATGCCTAACTGTGTACAGCTTTGCTACAGCAAAGCTTACGCTGCATGCTAGTAAACATAGCTAGGCAGTAGCCGAGGTAGAGGAGAATCACTTCATGTTTGTGTCCAGTCCTGTGAATTTAGGAAGTTGtggttggtggggtttttttttttaaactatttctgTATTTAGGAAATTTTAACAGTTTTACAAATCCTAGCCCTGTAAATATCAAGACACAATACAATAATCATTACAACAATTAGAGAAACATTACACAGTAGTCATTGGATCTCTCTATTTAACAGGGCATTACCATGTTACAGAGTGAGAATCTTTACCCCTGATATGCcatttctgtgatttttactaaatTGAGTGGTCATACACTTAACAGACCAGGTATGTCTATCAAATatgaaaattcaaaaaaattGGACAGGTATGTTGGTTTTTTCCAGGTGAATGTATTATCTAGACATGTTTACTAGCATCCAAAGTAAGcttcacagattttaaaaaactgagtTGTACAACATGCTGGAAGACCATTCTGGgaccggttctgttcaatatcttcatcaatgatttagataatggcatagagagtacatttataaagtttgcgggcGATACTAAGCTGatagggattgcaagtgctttcgaggataggattataattcaaaatgatctaggcaaactgaagaaatggtctgaagtaaataggatgaaattcaataaggacaaatacaaagtactccacttaggaaggaacaatcagttgcacacacacacaaaatgggaaatgactgcctaggaaggagtactgcagaaagggatctgggggtcatagtggaccacaagctaaatatgagtcaacagtgttacactgttgcaaaaaagtgaacataattctgggatgtattagcaggagtgttgtaagcaagacatgagaagtaatttcttctgctctactctgtgctgattaggcctcaactggagtattgtgtcgagttccgggcaccacatttcaggaaagatgtggacaaattggagaaagttcagagaagagcaacaaaaatgattaaaggtctagaaaacatgagctatgagggaagattgaaaaaattcgGTTTGTTTAGTATggcaaagagaagactgagggggacataacagttttcaagtactgtacataaaaggttgttacaaggaggagggagaaaaattgttgttctttacctttgaggataggacaagaagcaatgggcttacattgcagcaagagaggtttaggttggacattaggaaaaatttcctaactgtcagggtggttaagccctgaAATAATTTGCccggggaggttgtggaatctccatcattggagatttttaagagcaggttagacaaacacctgtcagggatagtctagataatacttaatcctgccataagtgcaggggactggactagatgatctcttgaggtcccttccagtcctgtgattctataatGATGCAGTTGCAATGCATTAGCTTATGACCATGTTTCCCTCTAAAGGCTGGCCTCAGTGACTATAGCATCTGCTTCCTTAGCTCATTACACAAGAGAAATTATTCCATTCTTGTGAGAGAAGAAGAATAGAGAAGAGAGAGGAATAGAGAAGCATGCCTGCTCCTGCCATACCACATCAGCTTTCGTATAATAGTTAGAGAAGCACCTGGGATTCCCTAGCAAGTAGCCTATGGCCACAATTGAATGTCAAGACCTTTCCTAGACATTATCAATAACTAAGGCTTATGGGACACTATCTGCTCATGCCTTAGTGTTACAGAAACTGGCTGAAGAAAGAGATGGAgctttcccccctctcctgctctatgtggaggaaagagaaagagatTATTTACTGCACCCAGAGACCCTGATGGATGTAGGTGTATACCAGGTAGTCTCTAGATGAGACCAGGAGGGAGAAGGAGCCACCCAGTGCCCTCTGAAGACTAAGAGGTTGTAGGGATCAAATTATCCCCCTCCTCCAGAacaaaaaaatggcaaaattgGAGTGCCCTTGACCCATAAACTGCACCAGACCAGGTCCATGGATGTTTGTGAAGCCAGGTTGACAGTTCATGTGTAGGACTAGAACCTGAACCTACCCTGACTTTGGATGGATAAAGGGTTCTAGGCCAGCTGTTCATACAGTCGCTCATACCACGACATCACTCAGAATAGTCACAAAGTCTAACCACCCCCAACCTAGGGAGTCAGCTCCTTTCTGGTGCAGTCCACACCTACTGGCAAACTTGATAGTCCCAATTCTACACACACAGAATCCTTCCATCACCTCTGCTGAATTAAAGCATGTTCACTCCACTGAAGGATGATGGGTGACTGAACTCAGGTTTGTTTCCTTTGCCATTTGCACTCCTTTAAGGGTGTTGTGGCAATGTAACACTTCATCATTCCCCAGCATTTGACTAAGACTCTACCACAGCAATAAAGAGGCTGACAGTCAAATGTCACACACCAGGGTAAGGGGAGTGTGTCTAACATTTCACATCTGTTTTAGATGCTGTGTCTGGAGCAATAGTGATTAAGACTCTAGAGGCAAGAACAATAATTGAGTTGAATAAAAGCCAATCTGAGCTGCAAAGGGGGAGAAAATTGTGTACTTTAGAAAATTTCACCCTAAAATTCAAGGGACAACAGTGAGCCACAGTGACAGACAAGCTTAACATATCAAAACAACCTTTTACAGGTTGCTCTTCCCCTGAAGCATCACACTATTTCTAGTAGCTTCTGAAAGGTACTTTTTCTAAATTAACTAAATGAATGTTGTATACACCACACCAGTGAGTGACCTCTGTGGCTGTACAAACCCACTTACATCGTCTGTAGCATTAACATCTGTGCCAGCTCGAAGTAACATCTTGATTAGGTTTTCATTCTGTTTAGTTTTTGATACCTGTTAAACACATAGGAAGAAGTCCAACCCAGTTGGAACGTTAATTCAGCTAACACATGTTACTAAGCAGATTTGGGCTAGCTATGGGTATTCTACTCAAAACAATGGAAATGCCCTATTTGTGCAGTACACTTACACGTGACACTACTATCTCAGCAGTATGTCAGTTATATTcagagccaaatcctgaggtccttataCACTTTTACAGTTCTTACTCAGTCCTTAATTTGAATGCAATGCAGGATTATTTTGTGTATATTCATAACTCTGGATGAGCTACAGTACAGGGTCCTGCTTGTGATAGGTAGGTATCACcggctggctggccctttaaggggagtcaAGCCCAGCCTTGCCTGTCATGATCAACTACCCTCCCAGTTGACCCTGACTGACTAGGGATCAGATGGGCCTGTTCAATTATTAGATCCAACTGGGACGGGGTCATGAGAGGCTTACAAGAGGTCAGAGAAGTCAATCAAGAGTGGAGTGGTCTGGGAGACTCTAGGAAAATAGTCCTTGGAGTTGCTACTTAATAGAGACCAGAGGAgaagtaaagagagagagatgccttCTCCCCTCTTACTCCCAACAGAGGGCCTGAGGTAAGCCTATAAGCTGTAGAAGCCATGTAGGGAGGCTGGGGAGTCAGTCTGCCTATAGGATGTCCTCAGCAGGAGCAGAACTAAGGACCCTGTACCAAAGATATAAGATATACCATATAGGAAGGCAGAGTGGGAGGTCCTGTGTTTCCTTGTGAACTTGATTAATAAACCCATATTCCAAGAAGGAATATTACTTGATATGTGAAAGCCCACATCAGAGTTATTGGAGAGTCTAAGAAGGAGACAGTGAAACAGTAGCAGTAGAATGCTGTGATGCTTTTAGTAAGGCAAGTAATTCGACACTTGCATGCCTGAGGTGGTCTGAAATGGCTTCCTTCCTGTGGCTTGGCCTTGCGTGTATGCGGCATGTGAGGTCATGCTGTGCAGAGGATACTTTTTTGTTCCACAGTGTATGGTGGGGAGCTGAATGGAATTGGCCTGCAGGCTGCCACTTGGGTCAGGGTTTTTGTGACTTCTGGGACATGTGTTATATGCCTTGTGTACACAGATGGTATGCCACTGCTAGGAAGCCAGTGTACCTACAGTGGGTCTCAGGATGGAAAAATGTAAGGTAAGTCTTCCTAGTTTAGTTTGTACTCACCATGATAAGATAGCCAATAAGCAGAACAGGCATTAGGATGATAATAAGCAGGTAGTCAAGGAAACTAAACCGTTTTCTCACAGCATAATGCAAACATGTGCGATCTTTCTAAACAGGGAAGAAACATCTGATTAGCATTAGATGCACAATTATTCCCCTTGTGAATGTCACAGCTTTCTGACTCGTTATATCTGGAGCATTTCTTTTTCATTAATGTTGAAACAGGACACGGGTATCTTGCTCAACTGAGTG
This genomic interval carries:
- the ANKRD22 gene encoding ankyrin repeat domain-containing protein 22; this encodes MGILYSEPICQAAYDNDFNQIQLLLEEDSNYLNIQDSFGGDTPLICACRQGHNRIVSFLLKWNADVNIRNKKDRTCLHYAVRKRFSFLDYLLIIILMPVLLIGYLIMVSKTKQNENLIKMLLRAGTDVNATDDSGNTALHYACEMKNQSVVPLLLEAHADPSIKNKNGESPLDIARRLKFTNIECVLKKAS